The following proteins are encoded in a genomic region of Microcoleus sp. FACHB-68:
- a CDS encoding type II CAAX endopeptidase family protein: protein MKLHPDRLAHYPAPARLGIFVLTLLCLWLPFCVPIYWLVSDQNLVNILTLVILYVEFIVLVRLWGRYVYRQPHLLSNYGLERTRQNAIDLLKGLSTGILSQLGLFVLQGLLGWVVWQQPTSVVFLRQVILEGLIVSLGIGFAEELLFRGWLLDELQRNYSLKTSLWVDAILFALLHFIKPLEAILKTWPTFVGLLVLGLTLVWAKRSRSGRLGLPIGLHAGLVWGFYIINVGQLVRYSGNVPEWVTGIDRNPLAGVMGVLCLGTLALTMWTVSRKKTADKHR, encoded by the coding sequence TTGAAACTCCACCCCGATAGACTCGCTCACTACCCAGCACCCGCACGGCTGGGAATTTTTGTGCTGACGTTACTTTGCCTCTGGCTGCCCTTCTGCGTCCCTATTTACTGGCTTGTCAGCGATCAAAACTTGGTCAATATTCTGACGCTAGTTATTTTGTACGTGGAATTTATTGTCCTCGTGCGATTATGGGGGCGTTATGTTTACCGGCAGCCCCATCTTTTAAGCAACTATGGCTTAGAAAGAACAAGGCAGAATGCGATAGACCTCTTAAAAGGTTTATCCACAGGAATTTTAAGCCAACTGGGGCTGTTTGTGCTGCAAGGACTGCTAGGGTGGGTAGTCTGGCAACAACCGACTTCTGTTGTTTTCTTACGCCAAGTCATCCTAGAAGGCTTAATCGTTTCTCTCGGTATTGGTTTTGCCGAAGAATTGCTATTTCGCGGCTGGCTACTGGATGAATTGCAACGGAATTACAGCCTCAAAACCTCTCTATGGGTGGATGCAATCTTATTTGCATTGCTCCACTTTATTAAACCCCTGGAAGCCATTCTCAAAACGTGGCCGACATTTGTGGGACTGCTGGTGCTGGGTTTAACTTTAGTTTGGGCAAAACGCTCTCGCAGCGGACGCCTCGGCTTACCGATAGGACTTCATGCCGGCCTTGTTTGGGGCTTTTACATTATTAACGTCGGGCAACTGGTGCGATATTCAGGCAACGTCCCAGAATGGGTGACAGGAATTGATCGAAATCCTTTAGCCGGCGTCATGGGAGTGCTATGTTTGGGCACTCTCGCCCTGACAATGTGGACAGTTTCCAGAAAAAAAACCGCAGATAAACACAGATGA
- the clpS gene encoding ATP-dependent Clp protease adapter ClpS — protein sequence MSVETIEKSSTVRKLAPRYRVLLHNDEFNSMEHVVQALMKTVPSLTQPQAVSIMMEAHTNGLALVITCALEHAEFYSETLKNHGLTSTIEPDE from the coding sequence GTGTCAGTCGAGACCATTGAAAAGAGTTCAACGGTCCGCAAGCTTGCACCTCGTTATCGTGTTCTGCTCCATAACGATGAGTTCAACTCGATGGAACACGTGGTGCAGGCGTTGATGAAGACCGTGCCCAGCCTGACTCAGCCGCAAGCTGTCAGCATTATGATGGAAGCCCACACCAATGGGCTTGCTTTAGTGATCACCTGTGCGCTGGAACACGCTGAATTTTACAGCGAAACCTTAAAAAATCATGGACTCACGAGCACCATTGAGCCTGATGAATAG
- a CDS encoding type II toxin-antitoxin system VapC family toxin yields the protein MRLLLDTHTFIWFFTGNSKLSEAARLLMEDENNDKRISIASIWEMAVKQSIGKLNFGVPFREFIEQQFNLNDFNLLNINFDHLEAVSTLPLHHRDPFDRLIISQAMVEQIPVLSADSAFDAYPVQRLW from the coding sequence ATGAGGTTGCTACTAGATACTCATACGTTTATTTGGTTTTTTACCGGCAATTCAAAACTGAGTGAAGCCGCACGTCTACTTATGGAAGATGAGAATAACGATAAGCGGATTAGTATAGCGAGTATTTGGGAGATGGCAGTTAAGCAAAGCATCGGCAAGCTGAATTTTGGCGTGCCTTTTCGGGAATTTATAGAGCAGCAATTCAATCTTAACGATTTCAATTTGCTGAATATCAATTTCGACCACCTTGAGGCTGTTAGCACGCTTCCTCTGCATCACCGCGATCCATTTGACCGGCTGATCATTTCACAAGCAATGGTTGAGCAAATACCTGTCCTGAGTGCTGATTCGGCTTTTGATGCTTATCCGGTTCAGCGGTTGTGGTAA
- a CDS encoding DUF2281 domain-containing protein, with amino-acid sequence MKVKGIKRGQIIELLEKINIPDGVEIVIEVQDFETANGDAGEGTQEKKANGTPDQQRRPPLFGSAKDLIWISDDFDEPLEDFKEYME; translated from the coding sequence ATGAAAGTTAAAGGAATCAAACGAGGTCAAATTATTGAACTTTTAGAAAAAATTAACATTCCTGATGGAGTGGAGATTGTCATTGAGGTTCAGGATTTTGAGACAGCGAATGGGGATGCCGGTGAGGGAACGCAAGAGAAAAAAGCAAATGGGACGCCAGATCAGCAGCGTCGCCCTCCTCTGTTTGGTAGCGCTAAAGACTTAATCTGGATCTCAGATGACTTTGACGAACCTCTAGAAGACTTTAAGGAGTACATGGAATGA
- a CDS encoding STAS domain-containing protein, protein MQTLTVSPQITVFQPQGHINASNAPELQNQLVAAVASQGTSVILVDMEQVQSLDSAGLMALVSALTRAQNLNRRFSLCGVSPSIRIIFELTQLDRVFEIFENRAAFEATLA, encoded by the coding sequence ATGCAGACACTTACCGTTTCCCCCCAAATTACAGTTTTTCAACCGCAAGGCCATATCAATGCATCCAACGCCCCAGAACTTCAGAACCAACTGGTTGCAGCGGTAGCTTCACAAGGCACTTCAGTCATCCTGGTTGATATGGAGCAAGTACAATCCTTAGATAGCGCCGGCTTAATGGCTTTGGTTTCAGCACTGACACGGGCGCAGAACCTGAATAGACGGTTTAGCCTTTGCGGCGTTTCACCCTCCATCAGAATTATCTTTGAACTGACCCAACTCGATAGAGTCTTTGAAATTTTTGAAAATCGTGCTGCTTTTGAAGCAACCCTAGCCTAG
- a CDS encoding TIGR03960 family B12-binding radical SAM protein, protein MAVALEELLTPEILQPARYLGNELGAAHKPWESAAVRWVLTYPEIYEVGASNLGHIILYNILNTQPRQLCDRAYLPAPDLATKLRTTQTPLFAVESRRPLTDFDILGFSLSYELGATNILEMLDLAGIPLTWRERATGGNSPLIFAGGQTATSNPEPYADFFDFIALGDGEELLPEIGLVLEEGKAAGLSREELLLDLAQIPGVYVPQFYDMAEDGSVHPNRLDVPKQILRRVATPMPSYSIGLVPYVQTVHDRLTVEIRRGCTRGCRFCQPGMLTRPARDVEPEKVVDAIEKGMRATGQNEFSLLSLSCSDYLALPAVGVEIKNRLKDENITLALPSQRVDRFDENIANIIGGTRQGGLTFAPEAGTQRMRDIVNKGLTDEELLRGVKTAFEQGWDKIKLYFMIGLPGETDADILGIADTVRWLQQECHASSRKRLNFNLTISNFTPKPHTPFQWHSVSTAEFKRKQKLLRSEFGRMKGIKANFTDIRISAMEDFVGRGDRRLAAVLRRAWELGTGMDAWFESAERAFAAWGQAIAEAGLTWKYRQVENGEWIKSNAESATGNEADAFQSPNPELPVSQNPALDKPLPWDHINTGIDKQWLKADLQRALDAATVPDCSFDGCSHCGVCTPDFGHNTVIEALPIPEFSGHFTPNQDRLARRRIWFGKRGDMALLSHLDLVRLFERAVRRASLPIAFTGGFHPQPRISIASALTLGATSSGEIVDFELTEGVDIDTFREKLAAQMPVDIPIYHVEAVDLKAPSATHLLDRAEYSIALCLLDSEHNPPLNSQQWTAWLESIWTSESIEWEQTSKSGKKKLVNLRERLFELKLVESQKDRSSEPARCQERQDHPELPSAIPVLKQNAIFARNWAVVRYTGSGRNDGTLLRPDHLVYMLEQVTGLEFQLLHTHRHQLTLQSSFSESPAIS, encoded by the coding sequence GTGGCAGTTGCACTAGAAGAATTATTAACACCAGAAATCTTGCAACCGGCTCGTTACCTCGGTAATGAGTTGGGTGCAGCACATAAACCCTGGGAGTCCGCCGCCGTCCGTTGGGTGCTAACTTACCCAGAAATTTATGAAGTGGGTGCCTCAAATCTGGGTCATATCATCCTCTACAACATCCTGAACACCCAGCCCAGGCAACTATGCGATCGCGCCTATTTACCGGCACCTGATCTCGCTACGAAGCTTCGCACCACCCAAACACCCCTCTTTGCCGTTGAATCTCGCCGTCCCCTCACCGACTTCGATATTTTAGGCTTCAGTCTTAGCTATGAACTGGGGGCGACAAATATTCTGGAAATGCTGGATTTAGCCGGCATTCCTCTAACCTGGAGAGAAAGGGCAACCGGGGGCAACAGTCCCTTAATTTTTGCCGGCGGACAAACAGCAACCTCCAACCCAGAACCCTACGCAGACTTTTTCGACTTCATCGCCCTAGGAGATGGGGAAGAACTGTTGCCAGAAATTGGCTTAGTGTTGGAAGAAGGCAAAGCTGCCGGACTCAGCCGAGAAGAATTACTTCTGGATTTGGCACAAATTCCCGGCGTTTATGTGCCGCAATTTTATGACATGGCAGAGGATGGATCGGTTCATCCCAACCGGCTTGACGTGCCAAAACAAATTCTGCGGCGGGTGGCAACTCCCATGCCGAGTTACTCGATTGGGCTGGTTCCCTACGTCCAAACTGTACACGACCGGCTCACCGTAGAAATTCGGCGCGGTTGCACCAGAGGGTGCCGGTTTTGTCAACCGGGAATGCTTACCCGACCGGCAAGAGACGTAGAACCGGAAAAAGTCGTTGATGCCATCGAAAAAGGCATGAGAGCAACCGGCCAAAACGAATTTTCCCTACTTTCCCTCAGTTGTTCCGACTACCTCGCTTTGCCGGCAGTTGGAGTAGAAATCAAAAATCGGCTTAAAGACGAAAATATTACCCTCGCCCTACCCAGCCAGCGCGTTGATCGCTTTGATGAAAACATCGCCAATATTATCGGCGGCACTCGGCAAGGCGGTTTAACCTTCGCCCCAGAAGCCGGCACCCAGCGAATGCGCGACATCGTCAACAAAGGTTTGACCGACGAAGAACTCCTGAGAGGTGTCAAAACCGCCTTTGAGCAAGGCTGGGATAAAATCAAACTCTACTTTATGATCGGCCTGCCAGGAGAGACAGACGCGGATATTTTAGGCATTGCCGACACAGTCCGGTGGTTGCAGCAAGAATGCCACGCCTCTAGTAGAAAACGTTTGAATTTTAACCTCACCATTTCCAACTTCACACCCAAACCTCACACCCCTTTTCAGTGGCATTCAGTTTCCACAGCAGAATTTAAGCGCAAACAAAAACTGCTGCGGTCAGAATTTGGCCGAATGAAAGGCATCAAAGCCAACTTCACCGATATCCGGATCTCAGCGATGGAAGACTTCGTGGGACGGGGAGATCGCCGGCTGGCAGCAGTTTTGCGTCGGGCGTGGGAACTAGGCACCGGCATGGATGCTTGGTTTGAAAGTGCGGAACGCGCTTTTGCAGCTTGGGGGCAAGCCATTGCCGAAGCCGGTTTAACCTGGAAATACCGGCAAGTCGAGAACGGCGAATGGATCAAGAGCAACGCAGAGTCGGCAACCGGCAATGAGGCAGACGCTTTCCAATCCCCCAATCCCGAACTGCCGGTTTCCCAAAATCCCGCTCTCGACAAACCATTGCCTTGGGATCACATCAACACCGGCATAGATAAACAGTGGCTTAAAGCCGACTTGCAACGAGCGCTAGACGCCGCAACGGTGCCGGATTGCTCCTTTGATGGTTGCTCTCATTGTGGGGTGTGTACGCCCGATTTTGGCCACAATACCGTCATAGAAGCGTTGCCAATCCCCGAATTTAGCGGCCACTTTACCCCCAACCAAGACCGGCTCGCGCGACGGCGAATTTGGTTTGGCAAACGCGGTGATATGGCGCTTCTTAGTCACTTAGATTTAGTCCGCTTGTTTGAGCGTGCTGTGCGAAGGGCGTCTCTTCCCATTGCCTTTACCGGCGGATTTCACCCCCAACCTCGAATTTCCATCGCGAGTGCACTTACCCTTGGTGCAACCAGCAGTGGCGAGATTGTAGACTTTGAACTAACGGAAGGTGTCGATATCGATACCTTCCGTGAAAAATTGGCCGCTCAGATGCCGGTGGATATTCCGATTTACCATGTTGAAGCGGTTGACTTAAAAGCACCCTCTGCAACCCACCTGCTAGATCGCGCAGAATACTCAATTGCCTTGTGTTTGCTGGATTCAGAACATAACCCACCCTTAAATTCCCAGCAATGGACGGCTTGGCTGGAGTCTATTTGGACAAGTGAATCCATCGAGTGGGAACAAACAAGCAAGTCTGGCAAAAAGAAACTTGTCAATTTGCGTGAGCGCTTGTTTGAGCTGAAACTGGTAGAATCTCAAAAAGATAGAAGCTCTGAACCGGCAAGATGCCAAGAGCGCCAAGACCATCCTGAGTTGCCATCGGCAATTCCTGTCTTGAAGCAGAACGCCATCTTTGCGCGGAACTGGGCTGTTGTACGTTACACCGGCAGCGGTCGCAATGACGGCACCCTCTTGCGACCCGATCATTTGGTCTATATGCTGGAACAAGTAACCGGCTTGGAGTTTCAGCTGCTGCACACCCATCGGCATCAACTGACCCTGCAATCTTCGTTCTCTGAGTCGCCGGCGATCAGTTGA
- a CDS encoding Rne/Rng family ribonuclease, which yields MPKQIIIAEQHRIAAVFSEDQIQELVVATGQHQVGDIYLGIVENVLPGIDAAFVNIGDAERNGFIHVTDLGPLRLKRSAGAITELLVPQQKVLVQVMKEPTGTKGPRLTGNITLPGRYLVLMPFGRGVNLSRRIRNENERNRLRALAILIKPAGMGLLVRTEAEGMEEKAITEDLDFLQQQWENIQQETASTRAPALLNRDDDFIQRVLRDMYSTDVNRIVVDSHTAIKRVKQHLVSWSGGKTPQGVLIDHHRERAPVLEYFRVNAAIREALKPRVDLPSGGYIIIEPTEALTVIDVNSGSFTRSATARETVLWTNCEAATEIARQLRLRNIAGVIIVDFIDMDARRDQLQVLEHFNKALKADKARPQIAQLSELGLVELTRKRQGQNIYELFGRTCPACGGLGHLHRLPGEVEQAPSEIVERPSPISVREPRFSDLGDFQAEPFELDSGNDLQEMGLMNHPSYQERGGADVNRRRRRRRIGEGGAAEEEVTPVRISPVVPVKTAKPDVMLEPEIQQEPEEFPPTPSRTQIPERTRIISREPVSPPEPPEVIAVEMTPEEQDVYALMGISPLVLANREVKNPKSAVISVYAPGQSPETAPEPPVAAATGPMLRAGMSVKPTPAASRNSRHDPDMAEFNRSSRHDPDMAEFNPSSRHDPDMAEFNPSSRHDPDMAEFNLAEEATSTEELTEAENIEINEPQNIETNEPENIEITQPENTDLSESDNNVSGSRRRRRRSSASES from the coding sequence ATGCCGAAGCAAATTATTATCGCAGAACAGCATCGTATTGCTGCCGTTTTTTCCGAAGATCAAATCCAAGAACTCGTTGTCGCGACGGGTCAGCATCAAGTCGGTGACATTTATTTAGGCATCGTTGAAAATGTATTGCCGGGAATTGATGCCGCCTTCGTTAATATTGGTGATGCTGAACGCAATGGGTTTATTCACGTAACCGATCTTGGCCCACTGCGGCTGAAGCGCTCAGCGGGAGCCATTACCGAACTGCTGGTGCCGCAGCAAAAAGTTTTGGTGCAGGTGATGAAAGAGCCAACGGGAACCAAAGGCCCACGGCTCACCGGCAACATCACCCTACCCGGTCGCTATTTGGTGCTGATGCCATTTGGGCGGGGTGTGAATTTATCACGGCGCATCCGCAACGAAAACGAACGCAACCGCCTGAGAGCCTTGGCTATTTTAATTAAACCGGCAGGCATGGGTCTGCTAGTGCGGACAGAAGCCGAGGGAATGGAAGAAAAGGCGATTACGGAAGATTTAGACTTTCTACAGCAACAGTGGGAAAACATTCAGCAAGAGACCGCCTCAACGCGGGCACCGGCACTGCTAAATCGGGACGATGATTTTATTCAGCGCGTCCTGCGAGATATGTACAGCACTGACGTGAACCGGATTGTGGTAGACTCCCACACCGCGATCAAGCGAGTGAAGCAACACTTGGTCAGTTGGAGTGGCGGCAAAACACCTCAGGGCGTATTAATTGACCATCACCGCGAACGTGCGCCGGTTCTGGAATACTTCCGAGTCAATGCGGCAATTCGAGAAGCGCTGAAACCGAGAGTTGATTTACCCTCAGGCGGTTATATCATCATCGAGCCAACGGAAGCGCTGACGGTGATTGACGTGAACTCAGGCTCCTTCACCCGTTCCGCCACTGCCAGAGAAACGGTATTGTGGACGAACTGCGAAGCAGCCACAGAAATCGCCCGCCAGCTGCGCTTACGCAATATTGCTGGGGTGATCATTGTTGACTTTATCGATATGGACGCGCGGCGAGATCAGCTGCAAGTATTAGAACACTTCAACAAAGCCTTGAAAGCAGACAAAGCTCGGCCTCAAATTGCCCAGCTTTCTGAACTCGGCTTAGTCGAACTCACCCGCAAGCGCCAAGGTCAAAATATTTATGAATTGTTCGGTCGCACTTGTCCTGCTTGCGGAGGATTGGGACACCTTCACCGGCTCCCTGGCGAAGTTGAACAAGCTCCTAGCGAAATTGTAGAGCGCCCCTCGCCGATTAGTGTCAGAGAACCCCGCTTTTCCGATCTTGGTGATTTCCAGGCTGAGCCGTTCGAGCTAGATTCTGGCAATGACCTCCAAGAAATGGGGCTGATGAATCATCCCAGCTACCAAGAACGAGGAGGGGCGGATGTTAACCGGCGGCGGCGGCGGCGGCGCATTGGTGAAGGGGGTGCAGCTGAGGAGGAAGTGACTCCAGTTCGCATCAGTCCTGTCGTGCCGGTGAAAACTGCCAAACCGGACGTGATGCTAGAACCAGAAATACAGCAGGAACCTGAAGAGTTTCCCCCCACTCCCAGCCGTACCCAAATTCCGGAGAGGACTCGGATTATCAGTCGCGAGCCGGTTTCGCCGCCTGAACCTCCAGAGGTGATTGCGGTGGAAATGACGCCTGAAGAACAGGACGTTTACGCCCTGATGGGGATTTCTCCCTTGGTACTGGCTAATCGAGAGGTGAAAAATCCTAAATCTGCCGTGATTTCTGTGTACGCTCCCGGTCAATCGCCAGAGACCGCTCCAGAGCCGCCGGTGGCTGCGGCTACAGGGCCGATGCTCCGCGCGGGAATGTCTGTGAAGCCGACCCCAGCCGCTTCTCGCAATAGCCGGCATGACCCGGATATGGCTGAATTTAATCGCAGTAGCCGGCATGACCCGGATATGGCTGAGTTTAATCCCAGTAGCCGACATGACCCGGATATGGCTGAGTTTAATCCCAGTAGCCGGCATGACCCGGATATGGCTGAATTTAATCTGGCTGAAGAGGCTACCTCTACAGAAGAACTGACAGAAGCAGAAAACATTGAGATCAATGAACCACAAAACATTGAAACCAATGAACCAGAAAACATTGAGATCACTCAACCAGAAAACACGGATCTGAGTGAATCAGACAATAATGTGTCTGGAAGTCGTCGCCGTCGCCGCAGGTCTTCTGCCTCTGAGTCATAA
- a CDS encoding ribonuclease HII, whose product MNFPSQLPEQLSLWEPPISADLPRLVAGVDEVGRGCLFGPVVGAAVIIPAQIEADLVAAGVKDSKQLGSVQRCRLAQLIREVAIDCKIGIASVAEIDRLNILQASLLAMKRAIVKLKVQPELCLIDGNQRIPGLPVPQQTMVRGDSLSVSIAAASIVAKVWRDELIVRLAAKYPAYDLTSNKGYGTKKHLLALQCYGATRLHRLSFSPCGARDETENF is encoded by the coding sequence ATGAATTTTCCATCTCAATTGCCTGAACAGCTCAGTTTGTGGGAGCCGCCGATATCAGCGGATCTGCCACGGCTGGTTGCCGGTGTGGATGAGGTGGGGCGCGGCTGCTTATTCGGGCCGGTGGTGGGGGCGGCGGTGATCATACCGGCCCAGATTGAAGCGGATCTCGTTGCGGCTGGGGTTAAAGATAGTAAGCAACTGGGCAGTGTTCAACGATGCCGGCTCGCCCAGCTAATTCGGGAAGTGGCGATTGATTGCAAAATTGGTATCGCTTCTGTGGCTGAAATTGACCGGCTCAATATTTTGCAGGCGTCTCTGCTGGCAATGAAGCGGGCAATTGTTAAACTGAAGGTGCAGCCGGAACTTTGCTTAATTGATGGAAATCAGCGCATTCCAGGCTTGCCGGTGCCTCAACAGACGATGGTGCGGGGAGACAGCCTCTCTGTATCTATCGCTGCTGCCAGTATTGTTGCCAAGGTCTGGCGCGACGAGCTAATCGTGCGGTTAGCTGCTAAATATCCTGCCTACGACTTGACAAGTAATAAGGGATATGGTACGAAAAAGCATTTGCTAGCGCTGCAATGTTATGGGGCAACCCGCCTACACCGGCTTTCTTTTAGTCCTTGTGGTGCCCGTGATGAAACTGAGAATTTTTAG
- a CDS encoding DUF1997 domain-containing protein — MNTRFVASQSVEIAVPEQPVPIQHYLRQPKRLVYALVDPSRMEQLSHDQFRLKMRPLSFMMLSIQPTVDMKVWADADGSIHLKSVRSEIRGVEYINQRFGLNLIGKLYPVEINGVTYLKGKADLEVKVELPPPFWFTPQAILEATGNALLKSVLLTVKQRLMHQLLLDYRHWASEETGVPVSDLGTGLSPNQQII; from the coding sequence ATGAATACCCGGTTTGTTGCCTCACAATCCGTAGAAATCGCTGTTCCAGAGCAGCCTGTGCCCATTCAGCACTATTTGCGCCAGCCCAAACGTCTCGTCTACGCTCTAGTAGACCCCAGCCGTATGGAGCAGCTGAGCCACGATCAGTTTCGCCTAAAAATGCGACCGTTGAGCTTTATGATGCTGAGCATTCAACCGACAGTAGACATGAAAGTATGGGCGGATGCAGATGGCTCAATTCATTTAAAATCCGTGCGCTCTGAAATCCGGGGCGTTGAATATATCAATCAGCGTTTTGGACTCAACCTCATTGGCAAGCTTTATCCCGTCGAAATCAATGGCGTAACTTACCTCAAAGGCAAAGCAGACTTAGAAGTGAAGGTGGAACTGCCACCGCCTTTTTGGTTTACGCCACAAGCTATCCTAGAAGCAACCGGCAACGCCCTGCTGAAAAGTGTGCTGCTAACCGTAAAGCAGAGATTGATGCACCAACTGCTGTTAGACTACCGGCACTGGGCGTCCGAAGAAACAGGGGTGCCGGTGAGCGATCTGGGAACGGGACTCTCACCCAACCAACAGATTATCTGA
- the pheA gene encoding prephenate dehydratase, with protein MTVSVAHLGPPGTYAEAAALAYVNQVKQETGCECLLCPYPSIAQTLRAVAQGEAQLAVVPVENSIEGSVVVTLDTLWQLDSLRIQRAIVLPISHALLSTAQALEEIQTVYSHPQALAQCQGWLEKFLPNVQPVPTNSTTEALQFLEQEPSAAAIASLRAAELYKLPVLAHPLNDYPDNCTRFWVLARGEDSQISSNLASQMSAGTSHTSLAFSLPANVPGALLKPLQVFDLLSINMSRIESRPTKRSLGEYLFFIDLEGDINQAPVKSALQLLTLHTETLKVLGSYSVLSLQPPSVVLANQV; from the coding sequence ATGACCGTATCTGTCGCCCATTTAGGCCCACCCGGCACTTATGCAGAGGCAGCCGCCCTTGCTTATGTCAATCAAGTCAAGCAAGAAACTGGCTGCGAATGTTTGTTATGTCCTTATCCGAGTATCGCTCAAACGCTGCGGGCGGTGGCGCAAGGGGAGGCGCAGTTGGCAGTGGTGCCGGTGGAAAATTCGATAGAAGGCAGTGTGGTAGTTACGCTCGATACGCTGTGGCAGTTGGATTCGCTACGAATTCAGCGGGCGATCGTGTTGCCGATTTCCCACGCTTTGCTATCGACGGCTCAAGCTTTAGAGGAGATTCAAACGGTTTACTCTCACCCCCAGGCGTTGGCGCAGTGTCAGGGATGGTTGGAAAAGTTTCTGCCAAATGTGCAGCCGGTTCCGACGAATTCCACAACGGAAGCGTTGCAGTTTCTTGAACAAGAACCCTCTGCGGCGGCGATTGCTTCTTTACGGGCGGCTGAACTTTATAAGCTGCCGGTGTTGGCACATCCGCTGAATGATTATCCCGATAACTGCACGCGATTTTGGGTGCTGGCTAGGGGCGAAGATAGCCAAATTTCTAGCAACTTAGCGTCACAAATGTCTGCCGGCACATCGCATACATCCCTCGCTTTTAGCCTTCCTGCCAACGTTCCAGGGGCGTTACTTAAACCTTTGCAAGTATTCGATCTGCTCAGCATTAATATGAGCCGCATTGAATCTCGCCCTACGAAACGTTCTTTAGGAGAGTATCTTTTCTTTATTGATTTGGAAGGCGATATCAATCAAGCCCCTGTAAAATCAGCGCTACAACTATTAACACTTCACACGGAAACTTTAAAAGTTTTAGGCAGCTACAGTGTGCTGTCATTGCAGCCTCCATCAGTTGTTTTGGCAAATCAAGTATGA
- a CDS encoding pentapeptide repeat-containing protein gives MDADLFLKRYAAGERDFHETNLREASLQGAFLSHICLVCANLKEVNLAEADLSWANLIGADLKYACLAIANLNWANLSRAELSWARLTGTDLIGADLTEANLSDAKLIAANLRGANLPGANLQEANMIGACLDRADLSRANLCEAKLRGASLQAANLRGATLTEANLEGTDLRGADLRECNLTGAFLCAANLEGAKLDGAILSGSIQFCVRQV, from the coding sequence ATGGATGCTGATCTATTCCTGAAGCGATATGCAGCCGGAGAGCGTGATTTTCATGAAACAAACTTAAGAGAGGCTTCCCTCCAAGGGGCATTCTTGAGTCATATTTGCCTGGTGTGTGCCAATTTGAAAGAGGTTAACCTGGCTGAAGCTGACCTAAGTTGGGCCAATTTAATCGGGGCTGATCTCAAGTATGCCTGTCTGGCTATCGCTAACCTCAATTGGGCCAACCTGAGTCGGGCAGAGCTATCTTGGGCGAGGTTAACCGGCACAGATTTAATCGGGGCTGATCTGACAGAAGCCAATTTGAGTGATGCGAAACTCATTGCTGCCAATTTGCGAGGGGCAAACTTGCCAGGGGCTAACCTTCAAGAGGCAAATATGATAGGAGCTTGCTTAGACAGGGCGGATCTGAGTCGAGCTAACTTATGCGAGGCAAAACTGCGTGGAGCAAGTCTTCAAGCTGCCAACTTGAGAGGGGCAACTTTAACTGAAGCAAATCTTGAGGGGACTGATTTAAGAGGGGCTGACTTGCGCGAATGCAATCTCACTGGGGCTTTTTTATGTGCTGCCAATTTGGAGGGTGCGAAGCTTGATGGCGCAATTTTAAGTGGGTCTATTCAGTTTTGTGTCAGACAAGTTTAA
- a CDS encoding LON peptidase substrate-binding domain-containing protein, whose protein sequence is MASASSIAVRELPLFPLPEVVLFPGRPLPLHIFEFRYRIMMNTILESDRRFGVLMWDPVQGQPAAIGCCAEILQFQRLPDDRMKVWTLGQQRFRVLEYVREKPYRVGLVEWIEDRPPTKDIRTLATEVEQLLRDVVRLSAKLMDQRIELPEDIPSLPTELSYWVASNLYGVASEQQALLEMQDTAARLEREAEILTSTRNHLAARTVLKDTLQ, encoded by the coding sequence ATGGCATCCGCATCGTCGATCGCTGTTCGAGAACTTCCCCTATTTCCGCTGCCTGAAGTTGTTCTATTTCCAGGCCGGCCCCTGCCACTGCACATCTTTGAATTTCGCTACCGGATCATGATGAACACGATCCTGGAGAGCGATCGTCGCTTTGGCGTTCTGATGTGGGACCCAGTTCAAGGTCAACCCGCCGCTATCGGTTGCTGCGCCGAAATCCTGCAATTTCAGCGCCTCCCTGATGATCGGATGAAAGTCTGGACACTAGGACAGCAGCGATTTCGGGTGCTGGAGTATGTGCGAGAAAAGCCTTATCGCGTCGGCTTGGTCGAATGGATCGAAGACCGGCCACCAACAAAGGATATCAGAACCTTAGCAACAGAAGTAGAACAACTGCTGCGGGATGTTGTTCGTCTGTCCGCTAAATTGATGGATCAAAGAATTGAACTTCCTGAAGACATCCCAAGCCTACCGACCGAACTATCCTACTGGGTCGCTAGCAACCTTTACGGCGTAGCATCTGAGCAGCAGGCGCTCTTAGAAATGCAAGATACCGCTGCTAGACTGGAACGCGAAGCCGAAATTCTCACCTCGACCCGCAATCACCTAGCAGCCCGAACTGTTCTCAAAGATACCTTGCAGTAA